A genomic region of Papaver somniferum cultivar HN1 chromosome 7, ASM357369v1, whole genome shotgun sequence contains the following coding sequences:
- the LOC113296893 gene encoding uncharacterized protein LOC113296893 isoform X2 produces the protein MDEGQQKTVSSEVLESRMHLINQLRDSKLSETSELASLFERLTMLWEDSTCLDMPQCILNRSILHVAAKYVEVDVSGCLEQFVSFGIKASGWCGKHLNLILILIEESQEETGSSVYIQLIMDLLSFFVAAFSALTRSPIIERNVLVLVERYISECLIVTKVSISEFKRIQSPTSSEVLKVTQLILDASVRLCRAYSQALNLDSYCDLVMRTVDEEQSSVEREKLDNVNLVINLIKCTVDQLGELGLLAAVGDGSLVAILNVSWKGVVGLLQLGKGVLVSKINVSDIILKLISLATELLRCASESWSSSKACPEDITSAEAKRIFYPVKFYLLNVVRISSLYASEAVKVYSEIGLFVLRISAFGISLSKETSRLRAPSEALAQYLEPAYVLLLSNLLDSAAVKQDTVLRVLDSLFPDETFPSTSFDFEENNMNLRIPGDEIFTVNGQAMPKARILLLGRVALFLNLLKHSPGIREDTRLGYSRKLGWLFDSFIEEEAYSSILALHIPVLRCSGTVPQLTWQPMFSFILHALKIFMIVECSSSLGCWEVEYFLLENFLHPHFILSEIITELCCFIVRHADIEIVNEIMDKLCVLFKFVASSSEPRLMKCDHPLRKMARSICRILTHTPKGTTDRAYNYMINDRSPTLSSFMYMTLLTEGFPLHLLTNDLKKLAMERIVTAYVGYIEENKEKLLLVDNMSKSYSSSFLLGEPVYAMSSALHCLDSQISNADYLKTLNFASSVVRGYRNAKTDSSKEDYCELLNQIIGIISSMKHLNACNQMKEFIVELHSLFVSTRGAGSAAVASLLEDGNTSGCLYRCKPNLSLLMAGLGDIEIVESEDSKTSTALWELYHMLLREGHWAFSHLAITGFGHFAAHTSCNQLWRFVPQEAALSFDIETGNEKDEDRFMFELKAFLEKEVALLVIEPCTVEQLAMLLKEGLVLKEAVRRIVLCNIEREEDTKIMMEIDNADTGGEKLASTKKRKLLSLPDEIGEGMALLQRGLKFMGDGLALWQQQQQHISTMNHHEQFLVHFSQLEDVITSLIGLAAGEGNK, from the exons ATGGATGAAGGACAGCAGAAGACGGTTTCTTCTGAG GTGTTAGAAAGTCGTATGCATCTGATCAACCAACTCAGGGATTCAAAATTATCTGAAACGTCTGAGTTGGCCTCCCTTTTCGAACGTCTTACA ATGCTATGGGAAGATTCCACTTGCTTGGATATGCCACAGTGCATATTAAATAGAAGTATTTTGCATGTTGCTGCCAAATATGTAGAAGTGGATGTTTCTGGATGTCTTGAACAATTTGTGTCTTTTGGAATAAAG GCAAGCGGTTGGTGCGGTAAGCATCTGAACCTGATACTTATATTAATAGAAGAATCTCAGGAAGAAACCGGTTCCAGTGTGTATATTCAG TTGATTATGGACCTGTTAAGCTTCTTTGTGGCTGCCTTTTCAGCTTTGACAAGATCACCCATAATTGAGAGGAACGTCTTAGTGCTTGTTGAGAGATACATCTCTGAGTGCTTAATTGTAACCAAAGTTTCAATTTCAGAGTTCAAG AGAATCCAATCACCTACATCTTCAGAAGTATTGAAGGTGACACAGCTAATCCTCGATGCTTCAGTAAGACTCTGTAGAGCATATTCCCAAGCCCTTAATTTAGATTCATATTGTGATTTAGTCATGAGAACTGTGGATGAAGAACAAAGCTCCGTGGAAAGGGAAAAGCTTGATAATGTGAATCTCGTTATTAACTTAATAAAATGTACGGTAGACCAGTTGGGCGAATTGGGTCTCCTTGCAGCTGTTGGTGATGGGAGTCTGGTCGCAATTTTGAATGTATCATGGAAAGGTGTGGTTGGGCTGCTGCAGCTGGGTAAGGGGGTTTTAGTTTCAAAGATTAATGTCTCAGATATTATATTGAAGCTAATTTCACTTGCCACTGAGTTGCTGAGGTGTGCATCTGAGTCTTGGTCTTCTTCTAAAGCCTGTCCAGAAGACATAACCTCAGCTGAAGCAAAAAGGATATTTTATCCTGTGAAATTTTACTTACTTAACGTCGTTCGAATATCCTCCCTATACGCATCTGAAGCAGTCAAAGTCTACAGTGAGATTGGTTTATTTGTATTGAGGATTTCAGCTTTCGGCATTTCATTGAGCAAAGAGACCTCTCGTCTCAGGGCTCCAAGTGAAGCATTGGCACAATATTTGGAGCCAGCTTATGTGCTTCTACTTTCAAACCTACTAGATTCAGCTGCAGTGAAGCAGGATACGGTTCTCCGAGTTTTAGATTCATTGTTCCCAGATGAAACTTTTCCTTCAACCTcttttgattttgaagaaaataataTGAATCTAAGAATTCCAGGGGATGAAATATTCACTGTAAATGGTCAAGCTATGCCCAAAGCAAGAATTTTATTGCTTGGGCGAGTGGCGTTATTTCTTAATCTTCTGAAACATTCTCCTGGCATCAGAGAGGATACAAGACTTGGATATTCTAGAAAGCTTGGATGGCTATTTGACTCTTTTATAGAAGAAGAGGCCTACTCCTCTATTCTTGCTCTGCATATTCCTGTACTACGCTGTTCTGGAACAGTGCCACAGTTAACCTGGCAGCCCATGTTCTCTTTTATTTTGCATGCGCTGAAGATCTTCATGATTGTAGAGTGCTCATCAAGTTTAGGTTGTTGGGAGGTGGAATACTTCCTTCTTGAGAACTTTCTTCACCCTCATTTTATTCTCTCAGAGATTATAACAGAACTCTGCTGCTTTATTGTGCGTCATGCTGATATAGAGATAGTGAACGAGATCATGGATAAACTTTGCGTGTTATTCAAGTTCGTTGCTTCATCATCCGAACCACGCCTAATGAAGTGTGACCATCCTTTGAGGAAGATGGCTAGATCTATCTGTAGGATTCTTACTCACACCCCAAAAGGTACTACTGATCGAGCATACAATTACATGATCAATGATAGATCGCCAACTTTGTCATCTTTCATGTACATGACCCTGCTCACTGAAGGATTTCCCCTGCATTTGCTGACGAATGACCTGAAAAAACTTGCTATGGAAAGAATTGTTACTGCATATGTTGGGTATATTGAGGAGAACAAAGAAAAGTTACTTCTGGTAGATAACATGTCAAAGTCATATTccagttcttttcttcttggggAACCTGTCTATGCTATGTCCTCCGCGTTACACTGTCT CGACAGCCAAATTAGTAATGCTGATTACCTCAAGACCTTGAATTTTGCTAGTTCTGTCGTTCGTGGATACCGGAATGCTAAGACAGATAGTTCAAAGGAGGATTATTGTGAGCTTTTAAATCAAATAATAGGGATCATATCAAGTATGAAACACCTAAATGCCTGCAACCAGATGAAAGAGTTCATAGTGGAACTCCATTCCTTGTTTGTTTCCACCAGGGGTGCTGGTTCTGCTGCAGTAGCCTCATTGTTGGAAGATGGTAATACTAGTGGTTGCTTGTACCGATGCAAACCAAATTTGTCTCTTTTAATGGCAGGCCTAGGTGATATCGAAATTGTTGAAAGTGAGGATAGCAAAACAAGCACTGCTTTGTGGGAGCTATATCACATGTTACTGAGGGAGGGGCATTGGGCATTTTCTCATTTGGCGATCACTGGATTTGGACATTTTGCAGCCCATACTTCGTGCAATCAGTTATGGAGATTTGTTCCACAGGAAGCAGCGCTTTCATTCGATATAGAGACTGGAAATGAAAAAGATGAGGATAGATTTATGTTCGAGCTGAAGGCTTTTCTTGAAAAGGAAGTGGCTTTGTTAGTGATCGAACCATGTACTGTAGAGCAACTTGCTATGCTTCTGAAGGAAGGATTAGTGCTGAAGGAAGCAGTTAGGAGGATCGTACTATGTAAtattgaaagagaagaagatacAAAAATTATGATGGAGATTGACAATGCTGATACTGGTGGTGAGAAACTAGCAAGCACGAAAAAAAGGAAGCTTCTTTCTCTCCCcgacgaaattggtgaaggaatgGCGTTGCTGCAAAGGGGTTTGAAATTTATGGGCGATGGTCTTGCTctgtggcagcagcaacagcagcataTCTCTACCATGAATCACCACGAACAATTTTTGGTTCATTTCTCGCAACTTGAAGATGTGATCACTAGCTTGATCGGTTTAGCTGCAGGTGAAGGAAACAAGTAA
- the LOC113296893 gene encoding uncharacterized protein LOC113296893 isoform X1, with product MDEGQQKTVSSEVLESRMHLINQLRDSKLSETSELASLFERLTMLWEDSTCLDMPQCILNRSILHVAAKYVEVDVSGCLEQFVSFGIKASGWCGKHLNLILILIEESQEETGSSVYIQLIMDLLSFFVAAFSALTRSPIIERNVLVLVERYISECLIVTKVSISEFKQRIQSPTSSEVLKVTQLILDASVRLCRAYSQALNLDSYCDLVMRTVDEEQSSVEREKLDNVNLVINLIKCTVDQLGELGLLAAVGDGSLVAILNVSWKGVVGLLQLGKGVLVSKINVSDIILKLISLATELLRCASESWSSSKACPEDITSAEAKRIFYPVKFYLLNVVRISSLYASEAVKVYSEIGLFVLRISAFGISLSKETSRLRAPSEALAQYLEPAYVLLLSNLLDSAAVKQDTVLRVLDSLFPDETFPSTSFDFEENNMNLRIPGDEIFTVNGQAMPKARILLLGRVALFLNLLKHSPGIREDTRLGYSRKLGWLFDSFIEEEAYSSILALHIPVLRCSGTVPQLTWQPMFSFILHALKIFMIVECSSSLGCWEVEYFLLENFLHPHFILSEIITELCCFIVRHADIEIVNEIMDKLCVLFKFVASSSEPRLMKCDHPLRKMARSICRILTHTPKGTTDRAYNYMINDRSPTLSSFMYMTLLTEGFPLHLLTNDLKKLAMERIVTAYVGYIEENKEKLLLVDNMSKSYSSSFLLGEPVYAMSSALHCLDSQISNADYLKTLNFASSVVRGYRNAKTDSSKEDYCELLNQIIGIISSMKHLNACNQMKEFIVELHSLFVSTRGAGSAAVASLLEDGNTSGCLYRCKPNLSLLMAGLGDIEIVESEDSKTSTALWELYHMLLREGHWAFSHLAITGFGHFAAHTSCNQLWRFVPQEAALSFDIETGNEKDEDRFMFELKAFLEKEVALLVIEPCTVEQLAMLLKEGLVLKEAVRRIVLCNIEREEDTKIMMEIDNADTGGEKLASTKKRKLLSLPDEIGEGMALLQRGLKFMGDGLALWQQQQQHISTMNHHEQFLVHFSQLEDVITSLIGLAAGEGNK from the exons ATGGATGAAGGACAGCAGAAGACGGTTTCTTCTGAG GTGTTAGAAAGTCGTATGCATCTGATCAACCAACTCAGGGATTCAAAATTATCTGAAACGTCTGAGTTGGCCTCCCTTTTCGAACGTCTTACA ATGCTATGGGAAGATTCCACTTGCTTGGATATGCCACAGTGCATATTAAATAGAAGTATTTTGCATGTTGCTGCCAAATATGTAGAAGTGGATGTTTCTGGATGTCTTGAACAATTTGTGTCTTTTGGAATAAAG GCAAGCGGTTGGTGCGGTAAGCATCTGAACCTGATACTTATATTAATAGAAGAATCTCAGGAAGAAACCGGTTCCAGTGTGTATATTCAG TTGATTATGGACCTGTTAAGCTTCTTTGTGGCTGCCTTTTCAGCTTTGACAAGATCACCCATAATTGAGAGGAACGTCTTAGTGCTTGTTGAGAGATACATCTCTGAGTGCTTAATTGTAACCAAAGTTTCAATTTCAGAGTTCAAG CAGAGAATCCAATCACCTACATCTTCAGAAGTATTGAAGGTGACACAGCTAATCCTCGATGCTTCAGTAAGACTCTGTAGAGCATATTCCCAAGCCCTTAATTTAGATTCATATTGTGATTTAGTCATGAGAACTGTGGATGAAGAACAAAGCTCCGTGGAAAGGGAAAAGCTTGATAATGTGAATCTCGTTATTAACTTAATAAAATGTACGGTAGACCAGTTGGGCGAATTGGGTCTCCTTGCAGCTGTTGGTGATGGGAGTCTGGTCGCAATTTTGAATGTATCATGGAAAGGTGTGGTTGGGCTGCTGCAGCTGGGTAAGGGGGTTTTAGTTTCAAAGATTAATGTCTCAGATATTATATTGAAGCTAATTTCACTTGCCACTGAGTTGCTGAGGTGTGCATCTGAGTCTTGGTCTTCTTCTAAAGCCTGTCCAGAAGACATAACCTCAGCTGAAGCAAAAAGGATATTTTATCCTGTGAAATTTTACTTACTTAACGTCGTTCGAATATCCTCCCTATACGCATCTGAAGCAGTCAAAGTCTACAGTGAGATTGGTTTATTTGTATTGAGGATTTCAGCTTTCGGCATTTCATTGAGCAAAGAGACCTCTCGTCTCAGGGCTCCAAGTGAAGCATTGGCACAATATTTGGAGCCAGCTTATGTGCTTCTACTTTCAAACCTACTAGATTCAGCTGCAGTGAAGCAGGATACGGTTCTCCGAGTTTTAGATTCATTGTTCCCAGATGAAACTTTTCCTTCAACCTcttttgattttgaagaaaataataTGAATCTAAGAATTCCAGGGGATGAAATATTCACTGTAAATGGTCAAGCTATGCCCAAAGCAAGAATTTTATTGCTTGGGCGAGTGGCGTTATTTCTTAATCTTCTGAAACATTCTCCTGGCATCAGAGAGGATACAAGACTTGGATATTCTAGAAAGCTTGGATGGCTATTTGACTCTTTTATAGAAGAAGAGGCCTACTCCTCTATTCTTGCTCTGCATATTCCTGTACTACGCTGTTCTGGAACAGTGCCACAGTTAACCTGGCAGCCCATGTTCTCTTTTATTTTGCATGCGCTGAAGATCTTCATGATTGTAGAGTGCTCATCAAGTTTAGGTTGTTGGGAGGTGGAATACTTCCTTCTTGAGAACTTTCTTCACCCTCATTTTATTCTCTCAGAGATTATAACAGAACTCTGCTGCTTTATTGTGCGTCATGCTGATATAGAGATAGTGAACGAGATCATGGATAAACTTTGCGTGTTATTCAAGTTCGTTGCTTCATCATCCGAACCACGCCTAATGAAGTGTGACCATCCTTTGAGGAAGATGGCTAGATCTATCTGTAGGATTCTTACTCACACCCCAAAAGGTACTACTGATCGAGCATACAATTACATGATCAATGATAGATCGCCAACTTTGTCATCTTTCATGTACATGACCCTGCTCACTGAAGGATTTCCCCTGCATTTGCTGACGAATGACCTGAAAAAACTTGCTATGGAAAGAATTGTTACTGCATATGTTGGGTATATTGAGGAGAACAAAGAAAAGTTACTTCTGGTAGATAACATGTCAAAGTCATATTccagttcttttcttcttggggAACCTGTCTATGCTATGTCCTCCGCGTTACACTGTCT CGACAGCCAAATTAGTAATGCTGATTACCTCAAGACCTTGAATTTTGCTAGTTCTGTCGTTCGTGGATACCGGAATGCTAAGACAGATAGTTCAAAGGAGGATTATTGTGAGCTTTTAAATCAAATAATAGGGATCATATCAAGTATGAAACACCTAAATGCCTGCAACCAGATGAAAGAGTTCATAGTGGAACTCCATTCCTTGTTTGTTTCCACCAGGGGTGCTGGTTCTGCTGCAGTAGCCTCATTGTTGGAAGATGGTAATACTAGTGGTTGCTTGTACCGATGCAAACCAAATTTGTCTCTTTTAATGGCAGGCCTAGGTGATATCGAAATTGTTGAAAGTGAGGATAGCAAAACAAGCACTGCTTTGTGGGAGCTATATCACATGTTACTGAGGGAGGGGCATTGGGCATTTTCTCATTTGGCGATCACTGGATTTGGACATTTTGCAGCCCATACTTCGTGCAATCAGTTATGGAGATTTGTTCCACAGGAAGCAGCGCTTTCATTCGATATAGAGACTGGAAATGAAAAAGATGAGGATAGATTTATGTTCGAGCTGAAGGCTTTTCTTGAAAAGGAAGTGGCTTTGTTAGTGATCGAACCATGTACTGTAGAGCAACTTGCTATGCTTCTGAAGGAAGGATTAGTGCTGAAGGAAGCAGTTAGGAGGATCGTACTATGTAAtattgaaagagaagaagatacAAAAATTATGATGGAGATTGACAATGCTGATACTGGTGGTGAGAAACTAGCAAGCACGAAAAAAAGGAAGCTTCTTTCTCTCCCcgacgaaattggtgaaggaatgGCGTTGCTGCAAAGGGGTTTGAAATTTATGGGCGATGGTCTTGCTctgtggcagcagcaacagcagcataTCTCTACCATGAATCACCACGAACAATTTTTGGTTCATTTCTCGCAACTTGAAGATGTGATCACTAGCTTGATCGGTTTAGCTGCAGGTGAAGGAAACAAGTAA
- the LOC113296894 gene encoding protein EIN4-like, with product MLKVIAPGLLISVLLLAGSVSVYALDRCNCEEDEGLWSVENILQCQKASDFLIAIAYFSIPIELLYFLSCSNLPFKWVLFQFIAFIVLCGLTHLLNGWTYAPHTFQLMLALTIFKFLTALVSCATAITLITLIPLLLKVKVRELFLKKKAWELDREVEMMKQQKETSLHVRMLTREIRKSLDRHTILYSTLVELSKTLDLQNCAVWMPNEDKTVMNLTHELEQNRDSANVSHFAIPTTNKDVREIKDNKGVKILSSDSALGMGSCGGDGEPGAVAAIRMPMLRVSNFKGGTPELIQACYAILVLVLPSTEVRVWSCHELEIIEVVADQVAVALSHAAVLEESQLMRVKLEEQNRALQQARKDALMASQAKNSFQKVMSNGMRRPMHTISGLLSILQQENLGTEQKIIVDAMAKTSSVLSTLINDVMEISDRDRNRMPLEMRPFGLHSMIKEAACLSKCLFVSQNIGFRLEVDSSLPDRVLGDERRIVQVILHMVGNLLNVCDKGNTVTFRASTVRGNDSWNDQRWAVWRSGSSDGYAYMKLEIGRNSDGPSTSTENLVTSAQLNNRINSSEGHEGSLSYSVCKKLVRMMQGNIYAIPDCNGHVQLMGIVLRFQLQMSIGGSNFEPGGSSESAPPSNSLFRGLQVLLADYDDTNRAVTRKLLEKLGCDVTSVSSGFDCLSSLGRPGSSFHIILLDLHMPEMDGFEVAMRIRKFRSRNWPLIIALTASGDEELSEKCLEMGMNGVIRKPVLLSGIADEIRPVLQQANRNL from the exons ATGTTAAAAGTAATTGCTCCTGGTTTATTGATTTCGGTTCTACTGTTAGCGGGTTCTGTATCGGTTTATGCCCTGGATAGGTGTAATTGTGAGGAAGATGAAGGACTCTGGAGTGTGGAGAACATTTTACAATGCCAGAAGGCTAGTGATTTTTTGATTGCGATTGCGTATTTTTCAATACCCATTGAGCTCCTATACTTCCTGAGTTGCTCAAATCTGCCCTTCAAATGGGTACTTTTTCAATTCATAGCATTCATAGTCCTCTGTGGATTAACACATTTGCTCAACGGATGGACTTATGCACCACACACATTCCAGCTGATGCTAGCCCTTACCATCTTCAAATTTTTAACCGCTCTCGTCTCATGTGCTACTGCAATTACCCTTATAACTCTTATTCCTTTGCTTCTCAAAGTCAAAGTCAGGGAGCTTTTCTTGAAGAAGAAAGCTTGGGAGCTCGATCGAGAGGTTGAAATGATGAAGCAACAGAAAGAGACAAGCTTACATGTTAGAATGCTTACCAGGGAGATTAGGAAATCCCTTGATAGGCATActattttgtattctaccttggTTGAGCTTTCAAAGACTTTGGATTTGCAGAATTGTGCCGTTTGGATGCCTAATGAAGATAAGACTGTCATGAATTTGACACATGAATTGGAGCAGAACCGGGATTCAGCAAATGTATCTCATTTTGCAATCCCAACTACTAATAAGGATGTTAGGGAAATCAAAGACAACAAGGGAGTGAAGATTTTGAGTTCTGATTCAGCTCTAGGAATGGGTAGTTGTGGGGGAGATGGAGAACCAGGTGCAGTGGCTGCAATTAGAATGCCAATGCTGAGAGTTTCTAACTTCAAAGGAGGAACCCCAGAACTAATCCAGGCTTGTTATGCTATACTCGTATTGGTTCTTCCGAGtacagaagttagggtttggagtTGCCATGAATTAGAAATTATCGAGGTAGTTGCTGATCAGGTTGCTGTTGCTCTTTCTCATGCTGCTGTTTTGGAAGAATCTCAGTTGATGAGAGTGAAACTTGAGGAACAGAATCGTGCATTACAACAGGCAAGAAAAGATGCACTAATGGCAAGCCAGGCAAAGAATTCATTTCAGAAAGTGATGAGTAATGGCATGAGAAGGCCGATGCATACTATCTCGGGATTATTGTCAATATTACAGCAAGAAAATCTAGGTACTGAACAGAAGATAATTGTTGATGCAATGGCGAAAACCAGCAGTGTTCTTTCAACTTTGATTAATGATGTAATGGAGATTTCTGATCGAGACCGTAATCGGATGCCATTAGAGATGCGACCATTTGGGCTGCATTCTATGATTAAAGAAGCAGCTTGCCTTTCGAAATGCTTGTTTGTTAGCCAGAATATTGGTTTCAGACTAGAGGTTGATAGTTCACTGCCTGATCGGGTACTTGGCGATGAAAGACGGATTGTTCAGGTTATTCTACATATGGTTGGGAATTTGTTGAACGTGTGTGACAAAGGAAATACTGTAACTTTTAGGGCTTCAACAGTGAGAGGAAATGATTCGTGGAACGATCAAAGATGGGCAGTTTGGAGGTCAGGTTCTTCTGATGGATATGCTTATATGAAACTTGAAATTGGGAGAAATAGTGATGGTCCTTCAACATCGACAGAGAACTTGGTCACATCAGCACAGCTTAACAATCGGATTAACAGCAGTGAGGGACATGAGGGGAGTTTGAGCTACAGTGTGTGCAAAAAACTTGTCCGG ATGATGCAAGGAAACATATATGCTATTCCAGATTGCAATGGGCATGTTCAACTTATGGGCATTGTCCTCCGGTTTCAACTCCAAATGTCGATTGGAGGTAGCAATTTTGAACCAGGAGGATCCTCCGAGAGTGCACCGCCCTCAAATTCTTTATTCCGTGGTCTCCAAGTGTTATTGGCGGATTATGATGACACAAACAGAGCTGTTACTCGAAAATTACTTGAAAAGCTCGGCTGCGACGTGACATCTGTTTCATCCGGTTTTGATTGCTTGAGTTCTTTGGGTCGACCAGGATCCTCTTTCCATATTATTCTTTTGGATCTTCACATGCCCGAGATGGATGGTTTTGAAGTTGCAATGAGAATAAGAAAGTTCCGCAGTCGTAACTGGCCATTGATCATAGCTCTTACAGCAAGTGGCGACGAAGAATTATCAGAAAAATGTTTGGAAATGGGAATGAATGGAGTAATTCGTAAACCAGTTCTTTTATCGGGAATTGCAGATGAAATCCGCCCTGTTCTTCAGCAGGCAAATAGAAATTTATGA